The Anabrus simplex isolate iqAnaSimp1 chromosome 6, ASM4041472v1, whole genome shotgun sequence genome includes the window TGAGTGAAACAAATTCAGAATTTTTATGCGCTGATATTCTTCAGTACGGTCACTTACAGCacgaatgttgtctgcagtgatgcttgtccaggGTTATCTTTGGTGGGGCTCATTTTCCTCTTCTTCCCATCCTACCAAAAATTGTTTGTCCTTTGGTCTTTGAAAGGGTTGCGTCCCCAAACTGTGCAtggagccttctcaaaatttccaaTGCTTTAATACCTTCTTTTGCCagaaacgtgatgatgatgatgcactgcGCAAATGGATGTGTGTACCTCTTGCTCGCTCATGGCATACTGAAGTAAGGGGTCGCTCTGTGCTGTGTGGCACTTCTAGGCCATCCGGACATCCCTACACACATCCTCTCAAAGCCCCACACATTTCCGTTCACTACCAGagccagagtcctgcagagaggcccggcccatgagctgcttcgggagtaggctgcaatgggctttgaaaggctcgaacataagaagcccATGACTTCATCGCatgggccggtctgggccagcgctctgtcatttgTACGCAGTGAGCCAAGGActgcgctgtggtagttctatgggctgactgcttcaatgtgtacagtgtactgcgtgtcagcggagtgcgttgcagtacggtcgagtggagccgatcaaatttgctgtggttttcagtttgacttctctgtctatcctgttatcggaaacgaatgtggactgtagttccaaaagaaaggaaaccgtggTAAAAATcgtgaattaaaaaaaagaaaaaggaaggaacaaacgaactaaaaaccgcacaatacaagacttctgaaccggatcctccACTTAAAAGTCATATTTgattggtattcaagcctgcagttgacgatgatgggaaagacgttaattttgtgagctgtacgatctgcagtgaactttatgtacacactagcagttacccgcggctttccgcgtggatttcgtaatttgataaaagtaatcgttcctcggtattgtactcagacattatctgaaaatccctgaagtataaaacctcactgaaaaactgagtttcatttaccccagaaactctttgtaaaccaagtgtcCTTCCCACCCACCCCCGTCctccttaagtgtcttttccgaaaacaaacatgtctctttatttttaaaagagattataaataccacttcccgtctgtaacatgttaagttttcgagatatattgtacatatgctcagggattatgtgtacaaattttggttggcagctatgcccaaacgtacacgcataatctcgttgctgtagaatcctggagctggcattgccatggttatggcagttcatttccttatccgattccgagagcagggctAATGTGGCGCCAATATCTGCATAATGGTCGGttctagggccttaaaacatggttttcaggcccgtagggcttaccgagatttgttctttgggtcaaggggcttaaaatgagcttagtctcgtccttgcacgacaaattcaatattttgcctatattagcctattatttttatatctcccccatctctccccacctcaaattgttttgaaaacaaaatacagcccatgtctctcagaGATAATGTATagttacattagtaaaaggatttttagaatcggtccagtagtttctgagattaccctccagatgtacacaaactaacacaattcgtgctctctctttattatattagtatagattaaaggagtcgaaCTGATTTTGTCATTTTATGATTAGATATAGAACTTACGATGatcgaggtgtgcttgaatgacgagcattctaatgtttccgtgtcattgagaacaaacggacaaaactattcaaaatttcatcagatcggtaagaaagtaatatgtatgcaagcatcaagttcagcttcagagagaaatttcagttcagtgggcttcattctcttttacaaccagacaattgctgatgctcttcttttcattcacagtaattccattccaccaccaacaatgaccaataaactacacacactaagtaaaagctatgttcaggtttgtttttattgttggcatattgcacgtcatttctgtttgtattttattttgaggtaaacgcgaatgaagtcctgtgaatatgcttcgtgttctttaaattcattttcaattaacttggtgtcaattgcaaacgaatattggcgtataataaagtttctgtgttttcaattattattattattattattattattattattattattacagtgcaggagaaatctctaccatttaatttccaaatgcgattagcctactttaaaatatgttattagtgcACGGGAATttgtagagtgaatgatccgaatagtagtgtgacgtgaacatttcgttgtgcacggcgcacatgttattgtggagaagtactcaaggttatttcactgagcccgcccagtgcggtggactgcggtgggccgtatgagcccagtgctgtgggccagtatgctgccgcgtcagaagagaacggcactgcacgggctggacTGCTGGAGCCTGtaggtttgaagtgctgcgcggtgggtctggctgcaggactctgaccAGAGCCACTAATTTTAAATTCTGGTTTATATTTGACGCACTTGGTATTATTAATATTCAGACAGTAATTGTCCATTGTCTGATTAATTATGTGTCTGAATTTGTAACAGTATGAACTTTTCTTTTAGTAGCAGAAAATATTATCGTTCCATTTAGAAGAGCAAAGTTGGTGTCAGTATTTCTGTTATTAATAACCTCACAGAAAACGTAGTACAATATTTTTCATCCACtaaataccatttaagaatatgaaaacagaatattgaTATCTTTAACGGATTAGaagttatttttgtgtaacatCCTAGGTGAATGACCCTGCATATTGTACATTTTAATCATGATACCAgagaattaaaagttttattgtttgtTATAAAGGTGCTGGGAGCGGTATTGGACGAGCAGTATGCCAGACATTAGCCAGGGAAGGAGCCTGCATTATAGCAACAGACCGTAACCCGGAAGCTGTACGCGAGACTGTGGGTCTTCTTACTCGGGGTTGGTACCTCAGGCTATGTTAAGTAACTTATTTAAGTTCAGATAAAACCATTCAACAGTGAGAGGACATATGTAGTGACAATAATGAGTTATCTGCCATTCCTACTCAGTATTTAGTGAATTTATGCATGTGTGAGATGTCTGGTTAAAAACATGTGAGCTCAAATTGAAATGACAGACAGCTGCACCTTTGATGGAACCAGATCTACTGTATATTACACATTAGAGTCTAATTTGAATTGAGCAGAGTGGCTGCATGTGTTAATGTGATATGgcaatggagccaagctctgcattctgggGATGAGTTgcctatcctgagaatggttttctgtggtttccagttttcacttccaggcaaatgccaggacagttcctgttAATAGACCACAGCCAATTCTTTCCACCTTTACCCATCATTTTAGCACCTCAGTACTCTTATTAGTGGACACTTCAACTCAGTTTTCTGTTGAAAAAATTAATATATCATTTAAGCAACTTTTAATCTCAAGTTTTCTTTGAAACAGCAATAAAGTTTTTGAAATATGTAAAATTCCATTATAAAAAATTACTTACAATTGCTCACTCTTGTTTGGTGTGGTGTTACTGTATCTTTTTATGAAGGACCCATTTGTTTCCCATCAGAGGTGCCTTGGGAAAAAGTGCTATTGTTTTTTTTGTAAAGATATTAAATTGTTTGTTTCCCAATGCTTTTCCTTTCAGATGCAGGACAGAGTCATATTGCTCTCACCATGGATGTCACTTCTGCTAACAGTGTCAATACTTCTCTACAGAGTGCTATTGAGCATTTCTCTAGACCTCCCTCAATTGTTGTTAATAATGCTGGCATCACCAAGGACAACTTTATCCTTAAAACTGATGAGAGAAGCTTCCAGGATGTTATAGATGTTAATTTGAAGGTACTATAAAATAATGCATGTTCACATGTTGCATGCTCAAGTGTTTACTTCCAGCAATAAGCTTtttttaacctcttaactgggtattattgatgtgcttggtgtGACCTGACCTGCatattttttcagcagattgttgttacacggcagaataggcagaaaagttagtaatatcattaatatcattctGTGATACAAAAAAGTAAAATGAGGGagttttaattaagaccacggccgcttccttccaactcctaggcctttcctatccattcatcgccataggacctatctgtgtcggtgcgagtaaagcaactagcaaaaaaaaaaaaataaataataataataatttacctcactagaactgcagtgatttgtctgTATGAACTGCCTGAAGCACGGTGCAGCACAAAGTGCCTTCTCACAATCAGGGCACCAGATCATCGATTCTTTCCTCTTTCCATTCTTCCAACACACTACACATCTTCTAGTAGGTCTCTTCTTTGATGTACCCAGAACAAAATCGGGTAAGCAGCGCCCCAGTAGTCAAGAAGGTGTTGGTGATTTTGAAGGACGTCCTTTTGGCTGCTGTTCTACCACTCCTCCGGTTGAAGATAAGGATAAGTCCTCTGTTATGGTCAGGTGAAAGTCCAGTCTACGTAGATGTCATCCTTTTTTCTGATAAATTATAAAGGCATTCAAACATGCCATATCAATCAGGTAACGGAACATCTTCTGGTAATATTTCTTTAGGCGTTCTTTTGGCAAATTTGTGGCTGGGAACTTGGCCATCATTTTTATCCACTCCTCCCATATTCTTGTTGTAATCTAGAACAAGGGATGGTTTATGGATTACTCCTTTCCTTGTCTGAACATTGCTCATGCTGTCATCATGGATTGTGCTGACTAAGGTAATATCCCTTTTGCCTTTCCATTTCATGATCATTTGCTTTTTACGAAAGGCTGCAATTGTTTCCCCCTTCTGCAGTTTGACCCTCTTCACTGTGTCTGGGAATTCCTTTCTGTTGATTCTCATAGTCCCCACAACATCAGTATTTCTGCTACACAATATGTCAACTAGTCTTGGACTAGTGTACCAGTTGTCAAGATAGAGGCAATACCTTTTATCTAGAAGGTTGTAAGTTCTAGTACAATTCTGGATTAAATATTCTCACCAGGATATCTTTGACCATACACTGTGTCCTTGCCAGTATAAACTACAAAATCCCACAGATAACCAGACCCAGTTTCACAAAGTTTATAGAATTTAATACCAAATCTGCTTCTTTTAGATGGAATAAATTGCACCCAAACAAATCATCCTTTCCATAGAAGGAGGGACTGATCGACACATATGTTTTGCTCAGGAGTGTatacagaagaaaatcttgattaTAGGTGATCAAGTACCGGCTGAATTTTTTAGAGCTTTTTGTTGTGCAGGTTAGGATCAAATTTTGAATTGTCGGAGAAATGAAGGAACTTCAGGAGAAGATGAAATCTTTTCTCAGAGATAATTTTTgaaaagtaaggggttgcgatactttcccATTTTGAGAAGTACATACCGTCttctggcttatgaactatcccgtgcagcattagaagtccaattagagtttttatctcagttggatttgtatccacccagTCTCTCGCTCATGACCGTGGTATCAAGTTCAGATGGGCTTCTAAAAACTGTTCAGCATACACACTGGTCTGTTtggcaataagttgaaacatatcatcacCTATGAACTGTTTCAGATATTCCAACACGTTGGATTCATCATCGAtgtccacatttacaccactagcaccagaaaatacaAATTTCTGACATGAAACACCACGTggcgggaaaggttgaaacatgtctagcacATCGCCTTCATCTGATTCGTCATGTTGTtcatcttgttcttcattctcattttCTGAACAactttcactatcagactcacCTTCATCTGTATCAAACTACTCATCTTCGGTTTTCTGAGAAGAAAAATTgtcacaatcattctctaagtgttgaataatcttgTCTTCTTCGAGCATTTCgaacttacgctttgaactagatgctgccatatttgggcAGATAAGTAGCACCGCACAGTTATAAAATAAAAACAAGTAAGCTTCAAGAAGTGTTACATGTGGTATTTGCTGCCATCGTGCGGGGAAAATATATCAATTAAGACGACATTACACAAcgcggcaaagtagctcgtcatacccaggagatattcacGATAAAAGACGAGTatacaagttacaagtaactagTCTCATTTTGTttcgtattgaagatacaataagtaaaattctttcaagaataaaattactgtgtcaacctattcaatacaattgtacaatacaatacaatacaatatgctaCTTGTGGCATAGAGGAGTAAGTGTGTGTTAGGGTCACTTCTGAATTAATTAATGACTTTATACTGAAAAGAATTTCTTATCGTTGAAAAAGGCTAGTCTACAATACCCTATGTTACTGTCTCAAAATATTCTTCTGAACATATAAACACAGTGAAGTTGTTATGCAACTTGACAGCAGTAAGATCACTTCCTGGTAGGTCTTTCAGCACCACCCATAGCCGTCAAAATGGTAGCAACAAGAATGAAACCCTTGGAAATGTGTTGAGGTTTTGCGAGAATACCGAACTATGGCATAGCAATCATCAGCATCAAGTAAAATCATCCATGAGACAGTGTGGATGGGAGGTTTATTGCGACTCTACAGAAGATTTTCTGCGGAGGGCATACATCATAGCCATCCATAGAAAGGATCATAAAGCAAAGCTATTAGATCCTACCATTCATTTCAGATAGGACCTGAATCAGGCTGAGGAAGTTAATAAATAAGTCATTTATGAACCATGCCTGCCATATCTTTCTCTAAACTATAAAATTCCTCTTGAACATTGGGTTGTTAGAGGCCTTCTGTTTGGATCCAGAGGTTCATTACTAAAAACACAGGAGCTCTACTGAAAAGTTTAAAAACTTCCATTCCACAAAATTGATAAAGTATTGATAGAGATCCTTAGAGACTCATACAAATTGCAAATTTTCATTTGTATCTTAAAAAGATCAATGTTTAGTCTTTATTTTGGCTTCTATTTAATTTACAGGGTACCTTTCTAGTTCTTCAGGCTACAGCAAAGGCTATGTCAGAAGCTGGTATCACAGATGGTTCCATCATCAATGTCGCAAGCATTGTGGGGAAGTGGGGAAATATTGGACAGGCCAATTATTCAGCCAGCAAGGCTGGTGTAGAGGCTCTTACCAAGACTGCAGCTAAAGAGTTTGGCAAGTAAGTAAAGACAATATGATACACTTACATGAGCTTTTTTAAATTTGAGAATTTTAATTAATGACCCTACTGATGGAAGAAATTTATGAAGTACATCTGAATTTATCTGCATTGGTATTAACGGTAAATGTtaataaagtttaaaataattttgctattccaagactaaagtgatgttagtagggaggaaacctaagagaaatgaatgtcaggttgggaataccaAACTGGAACACATAGATCATTGcacgtatttaggatgtgtattctccctagatggtagtatagtgagattgaatcaaagtgcagtaaagctaatgcagtgagctcgctgttgtgatcagcggtattctgtaagaaaggagtcagctcctggatgaaactgtctttaagactaaagtgatgttagtagggaggaaacctaagagaaatgaatgtcaggttgggaataccaAACTGGAACacatagatcatttcaagtatttaggatgtgtattctccctagatggcagtatagtgagattgaatcaaagtgcagtgaagctaatgtagtgagctcgctgttgtgatcagcagtattctgtaagaaaggagtcagctcctggatgaaactgtctttaaaccaatctgttttcagaccaaccgcTGTacaagagtgaaagctgggtggactgaggatatacttattcataagttagaggtaacagataTGAAAGCAGTGTAACAGGAGTACAGGACCTCAGATGATAGTACAGATGGATAAATGGATATGGATTGATAAAAGAAACAACCATAACTTGTTTGGCATCTGTAATTTCTATAGGCACATTAACAGGAATGTAATACAAGTCTTTACAGCAAACATAAGTGTATCAAAATACACCTTCCCCagccagttaaactgcgtgccttctataaggccatctatctaaacaaacttgaactggcgTACTACAAGATATTTTGGTAtccaactgttagatgtctctatcatcgctttaattgctccctctagtggGACAAACGCTAATTATTTAACAAAGGAATGTTTATTTTGCAGTTAGGAAACtttaggttttgaggattgttttgtttatgtatcaaagttgtcaatacttcagctggttccttcttcaatagtaatcaacctttCAGAaacttgtgaatattttctctagccaattaaaattgggggtgtgtactggAATGcatcctatcagtaaagagttctggaagcttactcttaaaaatactataaaagttgggcgctttagggccatactgtctgaattgctccagtgtgaggagggtgaattgacatgaaccaggaggcaggggcgcagTAGGCATTAGAAAGGCCCagtaactcaaggtaatggcagaattgtcatagctatgtgatagctcctgcacaTAGTTTAGACAaaaaggtttcaacctcttttatgtaaatttctaaatttggtggtctAAATGTAGAAtgtttggcaagtctgaggactctatcctATTCCCTACTgcaaaatatgtaatgtaagggaacaaagagcgattaccctctgttggttcccattcaacttggcatgggatTACTACAGTTTTTCAAAACTTCTAAATTTCTTTAAtcatatttggctttaatatttcttaccTAGTCACCCCGGTGTcaaataggtttagcctctgtatcaaTGGGCCATaatcccacttagggttttaactatttctataaggagggcaagtgtttcgcctccgaGCCTGTTGTTTATGGCTAGTCATATTCAACCATTTCTCGGCCAGCCCCTCGCCGAACTTTCACTCCCTGAAAACGTTATGTGTGTGGGTCTGTGGACCATTTACAAAACAAGTGTCCTCTATTAAATAACAAAGGTTCTAAGAACAGGCTGTTTCAAATGTGGATCATTTACACACCTGGCTAAGAATTGTAAATTACAGTATACCTTCTTGTTCTACCTCTGGTAACAACAGAAACACAATTTGACTAGAGTGCCCGACTGAGTCCTCTCCCCTGTCCGTGTCTCCAGCCTCAGCCCAGTTTAAATCTGATGGTACTATTTCACATACTGAGAAAGGAAGATCGTCTAAAAAATTtctttgaaggtcctaaagaatgcatAAAAATTGCCTCTGATACTTCAGGATTTGTGCCCTTTATCAAAACTGAAGTAAACAATGAAcctgttactgccctcttagattcaggaagtattgtgtccattgtTTCTGAAGAATGGTATTCTAATTTGAAGtatttcctgaatatgtttcttcttctgtaaaatgcATCTCAGATAACTcttccccattagaaattttaggatttatccacgcaaaaatttgtatttcaaaatttacctggaaatttaagttatttgttgctaaaaatttgtcatgccctgtgatattaggggccAATTTCATGCCTCACTCCAGTCTGGTGCTTGATCTTCAAAAGAAGTCATGCACATTCGAGTTTGATAAAAATGTCCATATACCCATTTTGACATGTAACTCTGCTTCATATTCACTTATTTTGCCTCCTCAGAGTGAGATGGCATTGGACCTTatgcatctacctgaggatcaggctaactgcattcgtaaattatgtcagttatTTTGCAATGTGTTTTCAGAAAATTCTGGGGTGACTGACTTAATTGAATATAAGATAGAGGTTATGGATTCGATCCCCGTAGGATTTCCTCCTCATATgttgtctccacctaaaatgaaggccccaAGGAAATTATAGACAATATGTTGATTGATGGTATCATTCGACCGTTCAAGttggcgtattcttcacctatttgtCTGGTGCCACAAccacaaggcggcttcaggccagcAGTTGATTACAGGGCATTGAATCGTAAGATTGTTCGACAGTCGGTACCCCTTTCCAACTTGTgttcatgtttttcttggtttcttaaggctaagttcttcaccatcttagatctaaacaaagcctataatcagatacctcttgcgGAAGAATCAAAACATCCAACTGCTTTCGCTACtgactggaacctttatgaatacaaccgtgtgccttttgaGCTCTCCACGGGCGCCGCGGTTCTTACTAGGTATCTAAATAGAGTTTTCTCTGATATTAAATTTGAGTATCTTTACCATTATTTAGATGGTGGTGTTATTTTCTCTGGGACCTTCGAATAACATCTAGCTCATCTAGAGGAAGTGCTAAAATGCCTTCGTAACACAGATTTGATGGTTAAGCTGTCAAAAGTATTTATTTTTTGCTACACCATGTATGTCTTTCATGGGGCATATTGTTTTTACGTGATGGAGTTTtggtagatcattccagaactcaagccatctCTAATTTCCGGCCTCCCAAATATGAAGGGGATACATaatgggtattttgccaaaaatttgtcatttttatattattgttatttcttaatatgtcaaatgtcctctttaaaatggtgtatgaattatgatgatatgataactacaagCATGCTTTTAAAAATCAATGATGATGCACACTAGATTTCTGCTGTCAAtagacatgacggtctcttgcaagtcacttgaccaacgttctattcagtggtacaatgctaggtATTTATATTACTTAGGAGTTGGTGACTCTAAGGCTTTCAAAGTGGTTCAGGAATCTTAAccctatggaaatgatgtaaatataaccaaattGGAATGTGTTGGTCGTGTTCAGAAACATATGGGGACAAGATTGAGATGACTAAACTCAAGCATGaagggaaagaaacttagtgatggtAGAACATTAGAGGAgaagaacagattgactgattcagtcattgatactctccaGAATTGCTAAGGTGTGGCCATCAGGCAAAATACTGTcaatgtggaagcaatgaggaaagcatgaagggaaagaaacttagtgatAGTAGAacattagagggtaagaacagattgtTAACTTTAAAGCCCGTTTCCcataagtttacttttttaatacttaaggtgcattttctcagccagttttgaatgTATGAACTTGAAATTTGTCGGACATACTTATAAATAGCTCTTTCAactgctgaaacaacagtttttaatttgtctgtatattacaaattttattagcaaaaatatattctaaaaataccaaacatatctagtttcaaaataaaatataatatcttCCTTAGGTAGGTCATTATAAAAATTATGCTTGtttcagtagaagaccaagatattcaactataagctgaaaaaatttgaagtgtctaccttcagtggtttcagagaaaacGTACAATATAAACAGCCAATTTTATCATTGGAAGCATAGGGCATGCCGTACCACCTTAGGGATTGTtagattcatcggcatggtaaaaaatttttttagaaaattcacCTCCAATTTCGCTAATTGAGCGGCACCCCTGAATCTTCTTtgcaggaaaggtgtcaaattcgaaCAGGGCCCTTCTCAGCAGGCCTCTTTCGAGGATCTGAAACTAGACCTCTACAATGCCCCTGTCTTGGCTATGCCGGATTTTTCTGACAAATGTATTATACAGACCGATGCGTCTTCATCAGCTGTCGCTGCGGTTCTTCTACAGGAATCTGAACTCAGAAGActgcccatcgcctatgcgtctcggACCTTGTCATCTCATGAGGCCAAATACTCTATATACAAGTTAGAGGGACTTGTCGTACTCTTTGCATTATAAAAATTCCATCTTTATCTAGAGCatgttaaattttatttaaagACCGACAACCAGGCCCTAAGCTGGATATTAGCTAGGCCCCATTGTACCGGACGCATCACCCGCTGG containing:
- the LOC136875567 gene encoding (3R)-3-hydroxyacyl-CoA dehydrogenase isoform X2: MSLRAGSGIGRAVCQTLAREGACIIATDRNPEAVRETVGLLTRDAGQSHIALTMDVTSANSVNTSLQSAIEHFSRPPSIVVNNAGITKDNFILKTDERSFQDVIDVNLKGTFLVLQATAKAMSEAGITDGSIINVASIVGKWGNIGQANYSASKAGVEALTKTAAKEFGKLGIRCNAVLPGFIATPMTDTVPENVKAMFLSRVAAGRLGRPEEVAEVITFLASDRSSYVNGASVEVTGG
- the LOC136875567 gene encoding (3R)-3-hydroxyacyl-CoA dehydrogenase isoform X1 encodes the protein MSSKLVLGKIAFVTGAGSGIGRAVCQTLAREGACIIATDRNPEAVRETVGLLTRDAGQSHIALTMDVTSANSVNTSLQSAIEHFSRPPSIVVNNAGITKDNFILKTDERSFQDVIDVNLKGTFLVLQATAKAMSEAGITDGSIINVASIVGKWGNIGQANYSASKAGVEALTKTAAKEFGKLGIRCNAVLPGFIATPMTDTVPENVKAMFLSRVAAGRLGRPEEVAEVITFLASDRSSYVNGASVEVTGG